One window from the genome of Ovis canadensis isolate MfBH-ARS-UI-01 breed Bighorn chromosome 21, ARS-UI_OviCan_v2, whole genome shotgun sequence encodes:
- the CD248 gene encoding endosialin, translating to MLLRLLLAWAAAVPTLGQVPWATEPRAACFPGSCYALFPRRRTFLEAWRACRELGGDLATPRTLEEARRVDSLVGSGPASRLLWIGLQRQARQCQPQRPLRGFTWTTGDQDTAFTNWAQPATGGPCPAQRCAALEASGEHRWLEGSCTLAVDGYLCQFGFEGSCPALPEEVGQAGPAVYTTPFHLVSAELEWLPFGSVAAVPCQAGRKASLLCVKQPEGGVGWSRTGPLCPGTGCGPDNGGCEHECIEAADGRVSCRCSEGFRLAADGHSCEDPCAHAPCEQQCEPGGPQGYSCHCRLGFRPAEDEPHRCVDTDECQIAGVCQQMCVNYVGGFECYCSEGHELEADGISCSPAGAMGARASQDLEDGLLDERDEEEDEEEAWEAFDGGWTEMPGIPWMEATQSSDFDLAYRPSFPEDGEPGMPYLYPTWPPPLSAPGVPHHSSVLSVTRPVVVSATRPPLPSAHQPAIISATRPPLAPAPQPPVIPAIHPALPSDHQFPTISANYPDLPSAHRPLVISAAQPGPTPAHQRPVASAKYPKLFPAHQSPMFPHTQATDTQNTTPLPRIPANHTPLVTTSSPPQPPVTPDVPILKAQAGHHPVTSTVQPSRTTAFRSLVPPAHQVPVPAASQPPAFHTPLPPRSATSQTSLTSAPHPHSKAPQVPREGTLDPSLAPWLSSAVPTSAPPALGEASPAGRSRRDDRWLLVALLVPTCVFLVVLLALGIVYCTRCGPHAPNKRVTDCYRWVTHAGSKGPTEPAPHRGSLTGVQTCRTSV from the coding sequence ATGCTGCTGCGCCTGCTGCTGGCCTGGGCGGCCGCGGTGCCCACCCTGGGCCAGGTCCCCTGGGCCACTGAGCCCCGCGCTGCCTGCTTCCCGGGCAGCTGTTACGCACTCTTCCCGCGGCGCCGCACCTTCTTGGAGGCCTGGCGGGCTTGCCGCGAGCTGGGGGGCGACCTGGCCACCCCGCGGACCCTCGAGGAGGCCCGGCGTgtggacagcctggtgggctccggGCCGGCCAGCCGGCTGCTGTGGATCGGGCTGCAGAGGCAGGCCCGGCAATGCCAACCCCAGCGCCCTCTGCGCGGCTTCACGTGGACCACGGGGGACCAGGACACCGCCTTCACCAACTGGGCCCAGCCTGCCACGGGCgggccctgcccagcccagcgCTGCGCCGCCCTGGAGGCAAGCGGCGAGCATCGCTGGCTCGAGGGCTCTTGCACGCTGGCCGTCGATGGCTACCTGTGCCAGTTCGGCTTCGAGGGCTCCTGCCCCGCACTGCCTGAGGAGGTGGGCCAGGCTGGCCCAGCCGTCTACACCACGCCCTTCCACCTGGTCTCCGCGGAGCTTGAGTGGCTGCCCTTTGGCTCTGTGGCTGCCGTGCCATGCCAGGCTGGCAGAAAAGCCTCTCTGCTCTGCGTGAAGCAGCCTGAGGGTGGCGTGGGCTGGTCGCGGACAGGCCCCTTGTGCCCCGGTACCGGCTGTGGCCCCGACAATGGGGGATGTGAACACGAGTGCATCGAGGCTGCGGATGGTCGGGTGTCCTGTCGCTGCAGTGAGGGCTTCCGGCTGGCAGCGGATGGGCACAGCTGCGAGGACCCATGTGCCCATGCCCCGTGCGAGCAGCAGTGTGAGCCTGGAGGGCCGCAGGGCTACAGCTGCCACTGTCGCCTGGGTTTCCGGCCTGCTGAGGATGAGCCGCACCGCTGTGTGGACACGGACGAGTGCCAGATTGCCGGCGTGTGCCAGCAGATGTGTGTCAACTACGTCGGTGGCTTCGAGTGCTACTGCAGCGAGGGCCACGAGCTGGAGGCTGATGGCATCAGCTGCAGCCCCGCTGGGGCCATGGGCGCCCGGGCATCCCAGGACCTCGAGGACGGGTTGCTGGACGAAAGGGACGAGGAAGAGGACGAAGAAGAAGCCTGGGAGGCCTTTGATGGTGgctggacagagatgcctgggatcccatggatggaggccaCGCAGTCATCAGACTTTGACCTGGCCTATAGACCTAGCTTCCCAGAGGACGGGGAGCCAGGGATGCCCTACCTGTACCCCACCTGGCCACCCCCACTTAGTGCCCCTGGGGTCCCTCACCACTCCTCAGTGCTCTCTGTCACTCGGCCTGTGGTGGTCTCAGCCACGCGCCCCCCACTGCCTTCTGCCCACCAACCTGCTATTATCTCTGCCACACGCCCACCCCTGGCCCCGGCCCCCCAGCCCCCCGTAATCCCTGCCATACACCCAGCTTTGCCCTCTGACCACCAGTTCCCCACTATCTCAGCCAACTATCCAGACCTGCCTTCTGCCCACCGACCCCTTGTTATCTCTGCCGCACAGCCAGGACCGACCCCTGCCCACCAGCGCCCAGTGGCCTCAGCCAAATATCCCAAGCTCTTCCCCGCTCACCAGTCCCCCATGTTCCCACATACCCAGGCCACTGATACCCAGAACACCACGCCTTTGCCTCGAATCCCAGCTAACCACACCCCTCTGGTCACCACCTCCAGTCCCCCTCAACCCCCTGTGACCCCAGATGTCCCAATCCTCAAAGCCCAGGCCGGCCACCATCCCGTTACTTCTACGGTCCAGCCTTCTCGGACCACTGCTTTCAGGTCCCTTGTGCCCCCTGCCCATCAAGTCCCTGTGCCTGCTGCCTCCCAACCTCCAGCCTTCCACACTCCTCTGCCCCCTCGGAGCGCCACTAGCCAGACCTCTCTCACCAGCGCTCCACACCCCCACTCCAAAGCCCCACAAGTCCCAAGGGAAGGTACTCTTGACCCCAGCCTGGCTCCGTGGCTGTCCTCGGCAGTCCCCACATCAGCTCCTCCAGCCCTGGGGGAGGCCAGTCCAGCTGGCCGAAGCCGGAGGGATGACCGGTGGCTCCTGGTGGCACTCCTGGTGCCAACATGCGTCTTCTTGGTGGTCCTACTTGCACTGGGCATTGTGTACTGTACCCGCTGTGGCCCCCACGCGCCCAACAAGCGCGTGACCGACTGCTATCGCTGGGTCACCCATGCCGGGAGCAAGGGCCCAACGGAACCCGCGCCCCACCGGGGCAGCCTCACAGGGGTGCAGACCTGCAGAACCAGCGTGTGA
- the RIN1 gene encoding ras and Rab interactor 1 isoform X2 has product METPGEPRTGPLGAPYPASFASGHLEREKLVKLEGQPRWGGVEGGEPELGLSQGQGGGDGWANPCSGLVPPPRTPARPAQDPQYDVPGAGGVQAGGSKRPGRTVSLRERLLLTRPVWLQLRANEAAALHVLRTEPPGTFLVRKSNSRQCQALCVRLPEASGPSFVSSHCIQETARGVSLEGSDLVFLDLVQLICAYCHTRDILLLPLQLPRAIRQAATHKELEAISHLGMEFWSSSLNTKAQLGPSEGPPLPRLKPRPPQELDQGTGAALCFFNPLFPGDLGPTKREIFKRSFKVRVSTETSSPLSPPAVPPPPVPVLPGTAPNQTERLPPRQLLRRESSVGYRVPGGTSPSLPPLPSLQEVDCASPSSSEEEGVPGSQGSPATSPHLGHQRRRRPLLRSMSAAFCSLLAPERQVGRAAAALTQDRHTAVGQLVQDLLTQVRAGPEPRELQAVREALSRARAMLSAELSPEKLLPPDRLEHVLEKSLHRSVLKPLRPILVARLRRRLSANSSLGRLAEGLRLARARGASAFGSHLSLPSPVEMEQVRQKLLQLLRAYSPSAQVKRLLQACKLLYTALRTQAGEGAGADEFLPLLSLVLAHCDLPELLLEAEYMSELLEPALLTGEGGYYLTSLSASLALLSGLTEAHTLPLSPSQELQRSLSLWEQRRLPATHCFQHLLRVAHQDPSSGCTSKTLAVPPGASIATLNKLCATKFRVTQPDTFSLFLYKGQDYQCLPPGALAHRLPTAGYLVYRRAEQPEIPGASPGAATGESSGGPEAGDREEEKGGRGTGDTKAKTSPRDGRGESETVAEGAEGQARGPAQPRGLETEESQATEE; this is encoded by the exons ATGGAAACCCCTGGGGAGCCAAGAACAGGCCCCCTCGGAGCCCCCTACCCAGCCAGCTTCGCTTCTGGGCACCTGGAGAGAGAAAAGTTAGTGAAGTTGGAAGGGCAGCcccggtggggtggggtggaaggtggggaaCCCGAGCTGGGTCTGTCCCAGGGCCAAGGAGGGGGAGACGGTTGGGCAAATCCCTGCTCAGGTCTGGtgcccccaccccgcaccccgGCCAGGCCAGCCCAGGACCCGCAGTACGATGTGCCTGGTGCCGGCGGGGTGCAGGCAGGTGGATCGAAGCGGCCAGGGCGCACCGTGAGCCTGCGGGAGCGCCTGCTGCTCACCCGGCCCGTGTGGCTGCAGCTGCGGGCCAACGAGGCTGCCGCGCTGCACGTGCTGAGGACCGAGCCCCCCGGG ACATTTCTGGTACGGAAGTCTAACAGTCGCCAGTGCCAAGCCCTGTGCGTGCGGCTGCCCGAGGCCAGTGGCCCCTCCTTCGTCTCCAGCCACTGTATCCAGGAGACCGCTCGGG GCGTCTCCCTGGAGGGCTCAGACCTTGTGTTCCTAGACCTGGTTCAGCTGATCTGTGCCTACTGCCACACCCG GGACATTCTTCTCCTCCCGCTTCAGCTCCCCAGAGCCATCCGCCAGGCAGCCACCCACAAGGAGCTGGAAGCCATCTCCCATCTGGGCATGG AGTTCTGGAGCTCCTCCCTCAACACCAAGGCTCAGCTAGGCCCATCGGAAGGCCCCCCACTGCCCCGGCTGAAGCCCCGGCCCCCACAAGAGCTGGACCAGGGCACCGGAGCTGCCCTGTGTTTCTTCAACCCCCTGTTCCCAGGGGATCTGGGCCCCACCAAGAGGGAGATATTCAAGAGGAGCTTCAAAGTGCGTGTGTCCACGGAGACCTCCAGCCCCCTGTCTCCCCCAGCTGTGCCGCCTCCCCCAGTTCCGGTGTTGCCAGGGACAGCCCCCAACCAGACAGAAAGGTTGCCCCCTCGCCAGCTGCTACGGAGGGAGAGCTCGGTAGGGTACCGTGTGCCAGGGGGCACCAGCCCCAGCCTCCCGCCGCTGCCCTCCCTCCAGGAGGTGGACTGCGCCTCCCCCAGCAGCTCAGAGGAGGAGGGGGTGCCGGGGTCCCAGGGGAGCCCAGCGACCTCACCCCACCTGGGCCACCAGCGGCGGCGGCGACCCCTGCTTCGGTCCATGAGCGCTGCCTTCTGCTCCCTGCTAGCGCCTGAGCGGCAGGTGGGCCGGGCAGCTGCGGCGCTGACACAGGACAGACACACGGCCGTGGGACAGCTGGTGCAGGACCTGCTGACCCAGGTGCGTGCCGGCCCCGAACCCCGGGAGCTGCAGGCCGTCCGCGAGGCCCTGAGCCGGGCCCGAGCCATGCTGAGCGCGGAGCTGAGCCCGGAGAAGCTGCTGCCACCAGACAGGCTGG AACACGTCCTGGAGAAGTCGCTGCACCGCTCAGTGCTCAAGCCGCTGCGGCCCATCCTGGTGGCCCGCCTGCGGCGCCGGCTTTCAGCCAACAGCTCCCTGGGCCGCCTGGCTGAAGGCCTCCGCCTGGCCCGGGCCCGGGGCGCCAGCGCCTTCGGGTCCCACTTAAGCCTGCCCTCCCCAGTAGAGATGGAGCAGGTACGTCAGAAGCTGCTACAGCTGCTTCGCGCCTACTCACCCAGCGCCCAGGTCAAGCGGCTCCTGCAGGCCTGCAAGCTGCTCTACACAGCCCTGAGGACCCAGGCGG GGGAGGGCGCGGGGGCCGACGAGTTCCTGCCATTGCTGAGCCTCGTGCTGGCCCACTGTGACCTTCCTGAGCTGCTGCTGGAGGCCGAGTACATGTCAGAGCTCCTGGAGCCTGCCCTGCTCACCGGAGAGG GCGGCTACTACCTGACCAGCCTCTCGGCCAGCCTGGCCCTGCTGAGTGGCCTGACCGAGGCCCACACCCTGCCCCTGAGCCCCTCGCAGGAGCTGCAGCGCTCGCTTAGCCTCTGGGAGCAGCGCCGCCTGCCTGCCACCCACTGCTTCCAG CACCTCCTCCGCGTAGCCCATCAGGACCCCAGTAGTGGCTGCACCTCCAAGACGCTGGCCGTGCCCCCAGGAGCCTCGATTGCCACACTGAACAAGCTCTGTGCCACCAAGTTCCGGGTGACCCAGCCTGATACTTTTAGCCTCTTCCTGTACAAGGGGCAGGACTACCAGTGTCTGCCCCCTGGAGCCCTGGCTCACAGGCTCCCCACCGCCGGCTACCTCGTCTACCGCCGGGCAGAGCAGCCCGAGATCCCAGGGGCCTCACCAGGGGCTGCCACAGGGGAGAGCAGTGGGGGGCCAGAGGCAGGGgacagggaggaggagaaagggggccGGGGAACTGGGGACACCAAGGCCAAAACCAGCCCCAGGGATGGCAGGGGAGAATCTGAGACAGTGGCCGAGGGGGCTGAGGGCCAGGCCAGGGGCCCTGCTCAGCCAAGGGGGCTGGAGACTGAAGAGAGCCAGGCCACAGAGGAATAG
- the RIN1 gene encoding ras and Rab interactor 1 isoform X1 has translation METPGEPRTGPLGAPYPASFASGHLEREKPAQDPQYDVPGAGGVQAGGSKRPGRTVSLRERLLLTRPVWLQLRANEAAALHVLRTEPPGTFLVRKSNSRQCQALCVRLPEASGPSFVSSHCIQETARGVSLEGSDLVFLDLVQLICAYCHTRDILLLPLQLPRAIRQAATHKELEAISHLGMEFWSSSLNTKAQLGPSEGPPLPRLKPRPPQELDQGTGAALCFFNPLFPGDLGPTKREIFKRSFKVRVSTETSSPLSPPAVPPPPVPVLPGTAPNQTERLPPRQLLRRESSVGYRVPGGTSPSLPPLPSLQEVDCASPSSSEEEGVPGSQGSPATSPHLGHQRRRRPLLRSMSAAFCSLLAPERQVGRAAAALTQDRHTAVGQLVQDLLTQVRAGPEPRELQAVREALSRARAMLSAELSPEKLLPPDRLEHVLEKSLHRSVLKPLRPILVARLRRRLSANSSLGRLAEGLRLARARGASAFGSHLSLPSPVEMEQVRQKLLQLLRAYSPSAQVKRLLQACKLLYTALRTQAGEGAGADEFLPLLSLVLAHCDLPELLLEAEYMSELLEPALLTGEGGYYLTSLSASLALLSGLTEAHTLPLSPSQELQRSLSLWEQRRLPATHCFQHLLRVAHQDPSSGCTSKTLAVPPGASIATLNKLCATKFRVTQPDTFSLFLYKGQDYQCLPPGALAHRLPTAGYLVYRRAEQPEIPGASPGAATGESSGGPEAGDREEEKGGRGTGDTKAKTSPRDGRGESETVAEGAEGQARGPAQPRGLETEESQATEE, from the exons ATGGAAACCCCTGGGGAGCCAAGAACAGGCCCCCTCGGAGCCCCCTACCCAGCCAGCTTCGCTTCTGGGCACCTGGAGAGAGAAAA GCCAGCCCAGGACCCGCAGTACGATGTGCCTGGTGCCGGCGGGGTGCAGGCAGGTGGATCGAAGCGGCCAGGGCGCACCGTGAGCCTGCGGGAGCGCCTGCTGCTCACCCGGCCCGTGTGGCTGCAGCTGCGGGCCAACGAGGCTGCCGCGCTGCACGTGCTGAGGACCGAGCCCCCCGGG ACATTTCTGGTACGGAAGTCTAACAGTCGCCAGTGCCAAGCCCTGTGCGTGCGGCTGCCCGAGGCCAGTGGCCCCTCCTTCGTCTCCAGCCACTGTATCCAGGAGACCGCTCGGG GCGTCTCCCTGGAGGGCTCAGACCTTGTGTTCCTAGACCTGGTTCAGCTGATCTGTGCCTACTGCCACACCCG GGACATTCTTCTCCTCCCGCTTCAGCTCCCCAGAGCCATCCGCCAGGCAGCCACCCACAAGGAGCTGGAAGCCATCTCCCATCTGGGCATGG AGTTCTGGAGCTCCTCCCTCAACACCAAGGCTCAGCTAGGCCCATCGGAAGGCCCCCCACTGCCCCGGCTGAAGCCCCGGCCCCCACAAGAGCTGGACCAGGGCACCGGAGCTGCCCTGTGTTTCTTCAACCCCCTGTTCCCAGGGGATCTGGGCCCCACCAAGAGGGAGATATTCAAGAGGAGCTTCAAAGTGCGTGTGTCCACGGAGACCTCCAGCCCCCTGTCTCCCCCAGCTGTGCCGCCTCCCCCAGTTCCGGTGTTGCCAGGGACAGCCCCCAACCAGACAGAAAGGTTGCCCCCTCGCCAGCTGCTACGGAGGGAGAGCTCGGTAGGGTACCGTGTGCCAGGGGGCACCAGCCCCAGCCTCCCGCCGCTGCCCTCCCTCCAGGAGGTGGACTGCGCCTCCCCCAGCAGCTCAGAGGAGGAGGGGGTGCCGGGGTCCCAGGGGAGCCCAGCGACCTCACCCCACCTGGGCCACCAGCGGCGGCGGCGACCCCTGCTTCGGTCCATGAGCGCTGCCTTCTGCTCCCTGCTAGCGCCTGAGCGGCAGGTGGGCCGGGCAGCTGCGGCGCTGACACAGGACAGACACACGGCCGTGGGACAGCTGGTGCAGGACCTGCTGACCCAGGTGCGTGCCGGCCCCGAACCCCGGGAGCTGCAGGCCGTCCGCGAGGCCCTGAGCCGGGCCCGAGCCATGCTGAGCGCGGAGCTGAGCCCGGAGAAGCTGCTGCCACCAGACAGGCTGG AACACGTCCTGGAGAAGTCGCTGCACCGCTCAGTGCTCAAGCCGCTGCGGCCCATCCTGGTGGCCCGCCTGCGGCGCCGGCTTTCAGCCAACAGCTCCCTGGGCCGCCTGGCTGAAGGCCTCCGCCTGGCCCGGGCCCGGGGCGCCAGCGCCTTCGGGTCCCACTTAAGCCTGCCCTCCCCAGTAGAGATGGAGCAGGTACGTCAGAAGCTGCTACAGCTGCTTCGCGCCTACTCACCCAGCGCCCAGGTCAAGCGGCTCCTGCAGGCCTGCAAGCTGCTCTACACAGCCCTGAGGACCCAGGCGG GGGAGGGCGCGGGGGCCGACGAGTTCCTGCCATTGCTGAGCCTCGTGCTGGCCCACTGTGACCTTCCTGAGCTGCTGCTGGAGGCCGAGTACATGTCAGAGCTCCTGGAGCCTGCCCTGCTCACCGGAGAGG GCGGCTACTACCTGACCAGCCTCTCGGCCAGCCTGGCCCTGCTGAGTGGCCTGACCGAGGCCCACACCCTGCCCCTGAGCCCCTCGCAGGAGCTGCAGCGCTCGCTTAGCCTCTGGGAGCAGCGCCGCCTGCCTGCCACCCACTGCTTCCAG CACCTCCTCCGCGTAGCCCATCAGGACCCCAGTAGTGGCTGCACCTCCAAGACGCTGGCCGTGCCCCCAGGAGCCTCGATTGCCACACTGAACAAGCTCTGTGCCACCAAGTTCCGGGTGACCCAGCCTGATACTTTTAGCCTCTTCCTGTACAAGGGGCAGGACTACCAGTGTCTGCCCCCTGGAGCCCTGGCTCACAGGCTCCCCACCGCCGGCTACCTCGTCTACCGCCGGGCAGAGCAGCCCGAGATCCCAGGGGCCTCACCAGGGGCTGCCACAGGGGAGAGCAGTGGGGGGCCAGAGGCAGGGgacagggaggaggagaaagggggccGGGGAACTGGGGACACCAAGGCCAAAACCAGCCCCAGGGATGGCAGGGGAGAATCTGAGACAGTGGCCGAGGGGGCTGAGGGCCAGGCCAGGGGCCCTGCTCAGCCAAGGGGGCTGGAGACTGAAGAGAGCCAGGCCACAGAGGAATAG